GTAACCCGGAACCCCCTGCCCACCGGATGGCGTTCTTTCCGATGTTGTCTGATTTTATTGGCGCTTGAGGGGTCGTCAGACACAAGAACGCGCGGTCGGTGCCCTGCGGAGGACGATCACCCCCACCGTGGGATTGACGGGATTTCGACGGCCCGCGCCACCCCCCTCGCCACCGCGGACGCCACCCCGCACCACCCCACCCCCGTCACCGCCCCGCCACCGCCCGCGTCACCGCCCCGGCGACCGATCGGTCAGGGCCATTGTCATACCAGAGGAGGACCCCGGAGGTCCGGTGGTCAGCCTCCGGTGGCCCCACGAACAGGCACGGCGGCTGATCCCGGGGCCCCATGGGCGCGGAGAAGATGGAGAACGTCCCGCCAGTCCGTCAGATCGCCGCTCGGAGGAGCCCCCGTGACCACCATGAACTACGCGCCGCACACCACGCAGGCCGTGGCCGCCCGCGCCACGCAGCTCTCCAAGGTGTACGGCCAGGGCGAGACCCAGGTGGTCGCCCTCGACAACGTCTCGGTGGACTTCGGCCAGGGCCAGTTCACGGCGATCATGGGCCCCTCCGGTTCCGGCAAGTCCACGCTGATGCACTGCGTCGCGGGCCTGGACACCTTCTCCGGCGGTTCGGTGCGGATAGGCGAGACCGAGCTGGGCAGCCTCAAGGACAAGCAGCTCACCCAGCTGCGCCGGGACAAGATCGGCTTCATCTTCCAGGCGTTCAACCTGCTGCCGACGCTGACGGCCCTGGAGAACATCACCCTCCCCATGGACATCGCGGGCCGCAAGCCCGACAAGCAGTGGCTCGACACGGTCATCCGCATGGTCGGCCTCGCCGACCGCCTCGGCCACCGCCCCACCCAGCTCTCCGGC
This is a stretch of genomic DNA from Streptomyces sp. NBC_00536. It encodes these proteins:
- a CDS encoding ABC transporter ATP-binding protein, giving the protein MNYAPHTTQAVAARATQLSKVYGQGETQVVALDNVSVDFGQGQFTAIMGPSGSGKSTLMHCVAGLDTFSGGSVRIGETELGSLKDKQLTQLRRDKIGFIFQAFNLLPTLTALENITLPMDIAGRKPDKQWLDTVIRMVGLADRLGHRPTQLSGGQQQRVAVARALASRPEIIFGDEPTGNLDSRSGAEVLGFLRNSVRELGQTVVMVTHDPVAASYADRVIFLADGRIVDEMISPSADGVLDRMKAFDAKGRTS